From the genome of Hymenobacter cellulosilyticus, one region includes:
- a CDS encoding CPBP family intramembrane glutamic endopeptidase, whose amino-acid sequence MLTQGLTLFIMLGGAALALVKLTGRSSREYFAPRWPVSWVWFVGAAALIILSVPFMAGLIEWNNNAYVPDLLKGFTWLTDFETWARAKEEELKVLTAYLTRFNSPQRLLVGLIVIAVVPAVSEELFFRGVLQRNLVEWFKSRHWGVFIAAAIFSAIHMQFLGFVPRFVLGLILGYLYEWSGNILVPMAAHFTQNAFQLVLLYLQQREWTGPEFNPDSTDSLPWYLVLLSVFFTGAVLYFLYQRSLPAAPVEMHTLSAGGVAVVTPETAPTETRTLGSKGSATDRN is encoded by the coding sequence ATGCTTACCCAAGGTCTGACGCTGTTTATTATGCTGGGCGGTGCAGCTCTGGCTTTGGTAAAGCTCACGGGCCGCTCATCCCGCGAATATTTCGCGCCCCGCTGGCCCGTTTCCTGGGTGTGGTTTGTGGGAGCCGCTGCCCTGATCATCCTCAGCGTGCCGTTTATGGCCGGCCTGATTGAGTGGAACAATAACGCCTACGTACCCGACCTGCTCAAAGGCTTTACCTGGCTTACCGATTTCGAAACCTGGGCCCGGGCCAAGGAAGAAGAACTCAAGGTGCTTACAGCCTACCTCACCCGGTTCAACTCGCCCCAGCGCCTGCTGGTAGGTCTGATTGTTATTGCCGTGGTGCCAGCGGTCAGTGAGGAGCTGTTTTTCCGGGGCGTGCTGCAGCGCAATCTGGTGGAGTGGTTTAAGTCGCGCCACTGGGGCGTGTTTATTGCCGCCGCCATTTTTAGCGCCATCCACATGCAGTTTCTGGGCTTTGTACCGCGCTTCGTGCTGGGCCTGATTCTGGGTTACCTCTACGAGTGGAGCGGCAACATACTGGTGCCTATGGCGGCTCACTTCACCCAGAATGCCTTCCAGCTTGTGCTACTTTACTTGCAGCAGCGGGAGTGGACCGGCCCCGAATTCAACCCCGACTCCACCGACAGCCTACCCTGGTACTTGGTGCTGCTCTCCGTGTTCTTTACCGGCGCGGTGCTGTATTTTCTGTACCAGCGCAGCCTGCCCGCCGCGCCCGTCGAAATGCACACGCTCAGCGCCGGTGGGGTGGCGGTAGTCACGCCCGAAACTGCTCCCACCGAAACCCGTACCCTCGGCAGTAAGGGCAGCGCCACCGACCGAAACTAA